The following are encoded together in the Bacteroidales bacterium genome:
- a CDS encoding T9SS type A sorting domain-containing protein — MKKEILKFSLVFIVLMFFINSIVISQCTYTDTYSFTGDVQTWTVPYGVTEITVDMYGAGGGYSAIGSTVMRIQIPGEGGRLEAVLAVTPGQILNIYIGGRGEDAGTYSNTIGGWNGGGNAYNGAGLYFGGAGGGASDIRVDGTALEDRVLVAGGGAGAAYDCETGDDGGNGGDLIGEDGLACGSVNGWNGYGGTQVAGGAGGVMGGYDSGEPGTLGVGGEGGNDNSGGGGGGGYYGGGGGCWSGGGGGSSYTSTAVISYTHTQGGNPDDGIIIITYLGDNEDPTITCTGDQEVDADVTGYYTVAGTEFDPTEYNDICSDATIENDYNNSATLAGEDIPAGTYTITWTVTDTYSNTADCSFELIVNEYVGINRGYSGISIYPNPSSGVFNITNADGYKLTVTDITGKIVEQFSIDSKQYLININEQANGIYFIKFQNSEIVKTVKIIKE, encoded by the coding sequence ATGAAAAAAGAAATACTTAAATTCAGTTTAGTTTTTATTGTACTGATGTTTTTTATTAACAGCATTGTAATTTCGCAATGCACCTATACTGATACCTATAGTTTTACCGGAGATGTACAAACTTGGACAGTTCCTTACGGTGTAACTGAAATAACTGTTGATATGTACGGAGCCGGAGGAGGATATTCTGCAATAGGTTCGACAGTAATGAGAATTCAAATACCGGGTGAAGGAGGAAGACTTGAAGCTGTTTTAGCAGTTACTCCCGGTCAGATTTTAAATATTTATATAGGTGGCAGAGGAGAAGATGCAGGAACTTATTCTAACACGATCGGAGGTTGGAACGGAGGCGGAAATGCTTATAATGGTGCAGGACTATATTTTGGTGGTGCAGGAGGCGGTGCGTCAGATATTAGAGTTGACGGTACAGCATTAGAAGACAGAGTATTGGTTGCCGGCGGAGGTGCCGGTGCTGCTTATGATTGTGAGACAGGAGATGACGGCGGAAACGGAGGAGATTTAATTGGCGAAGACGGCTTGGCCTGTGGTAGTGTAAATGGATGGAATGGCTATGGCGGTACTCAAGTTGCCGGTGGTGCCGGAGGTGTTATGGGCGGTTACGACAGTGGAGAACCCGGAACTCTCGGAGTAGGTGGTGAAGGAGGAAATGATAATTCCGGCGGCGGCGGCGGCGGCGGTTACTACGGTGGCGGCGGCGGTTGTTGGTCCGGTGGCGGCGGCGGTAGCAGCTATACAAGCACAGCAGTTATAAGTTATACACATACACAAGGAGGAAATCCGGATGACGGTATAATAATTATTACTTATTTAGGTGATAATGAAGATCCGACAATTACTTGTACAGGAGATCAAGAAGTTGATGCAGACGTAACAGGATATTATACTGTTGCAGGAACAGAATTTGATCCGACTGAATATAATGATATATGCTCTGATGCTACAATAGAAAACGATTATAATAATTCTGCAACATTAGCCGGTGAAGATATACCTGCCGGAACATATACTATTACATGGACTGTTACTGATACTTACAGTAATACAGCAGATTGCAGTTTTGAACTTATTGTAAACGAATATGTCGGTATAAACAGAGGATATTCAGGTATTTCAATTTATCCGAATCCTTCTTCAGGTGTATTTAACATTACAAATGCTGATGGATATAAATTAACTGTTACTGATATTACAGGTAAAATAGTTGAACAATTTTCAATTGACAGTAAACAATATTTAATTAATATTAATGAGCAAGCAAACGGGATTTATTTTATAAAATTCCAAAATAGTGAAATTGTAAAAACAGTGAAAATAATTAAAGAATAG
- a CDS encoding aminotransferase class V-fold PLP-dependent enzyme has protein sequence MDLEKYFEKFRKNIIGNDTEFETPYGTKKMIYADWIASGRLYGPIEDLMKNKFGPMVGNTHSEASETGVTMTMLYKQAKQIIKDHVNASTDDCILTEGSGMTGAIHKLLRLLGLNIPDQAEKYIKKDIPREDIPVVFVTYLEHHSNHTSWLETVADVVVLFPEELGADMISELEKEIVKYKDRKLKIGSFSAGSNVTGIIPPYHKLSEVMHRNGGIAFADFAASAPYIKVNMHPENEEQKLDAIFFSPHKALGGPGSSGVLIFNKELYKSKRPDNPGGGTVLWTNRWNEYAYLENIEDREDGGTPAFLQTMRVALTIRLKEKMGIKNILEREHQLLQIAYKAFDKIPELHILADMQRERLSVISFYVDDVHHNLIVKLLNDRFGIQVRGGCSCAGTYGHYLLHVTKPDSYRISEMIDAGDFTEKLGWVRLSVHPTMTDKELDFILDAIKQVIENIKDWEKDYVFDKGVGEFFHKDVPRLKPEDFNAWFDV, from the coding sequence ATGGATTTAGAGAAATATTTTGAAAAATTCAGAAAAAATATAATCGGTAATGATACCGAATTTGAAACACCCTACGGTACAAAAAAAATGATCTATGCAGATTGGATCGCAAGCGGCAGATTATACGGGCCGATTGAAGATTTAATGAAAAACAAATTCGGCCCGATGGTAGGGAATACACATTCTGAAGCATCAGAAACCGGTGTTACAATGACTATGCTTTATAAACAAGCTAAACAGATTATTAAAGATCATGTGAATGCAAGCACAGATGATTGCATCCTTACCGAAGGATCAGGAATGACCGGTGCCATTCATAAATTGTTAAGGTTATTAGGACTGAATATTCCCGATCAAGCTGAAAAGTATATTAAAAAAGATATACCGAGAGAAGATATCCCTGTTGTATTTGTAACTTATCTTGAGCATCATTCAAATCATACATCATGGTTAGAGACTGTTGCTGATGTTGTTGTTCTGTTTCCGGAAGAACTCGGAGCAGATATGATTTCTGAATTAGAAAAAGAAATTGTAAAATACAAAGATCGAAAGTTAAAAATAGGTTCATTCAGTGCAGGTTCAAATGTAACCGGAATAATTCCGCCTTACCATAAACTATCTGAAGTTATGCATCGAAACGGAGGTATAGCTTTTGCTGATTTTGCCGCATCTGCACCATATATAAAAGTTAATATGCATCCTGAAAATGAGGAGCAAAAATTAGATGCAATCTTTTTTTCCCCTCATAAAGCACTTGGCGGACCGGGAAGTTCAGGTGTATTAATTTTTAATAAGGAGCTGTATAAAAGTAAAAGACCTGATAATCCGGGCGGAGGAACTGTGTTATGGACAAATAGGTGGAATGAATATGCCTATTTGGAAAATATTGAAGACAGAGAAGACGGAGGAACTCCGGCTTTTTTACAAACTATGAGAGTAGCTCTGACTATACGTTTAAAAGAAAAAATGGGAATTAAAAATATTCTTGAAAGAGAACATCAACTTTTACAAATTGCTTATAAAGCTTTTGATAAAATCCCGGAATTACATATTCTTGCTGATATGCAAAGGGAACGATTGAGTGTTATCTCATTTTATGTTGATGACGTTCATCATAATTTAATTGTAAAACTTCTGAATGACCGTTTCGGAATTCAAGTAAGAGGCGGTTGTTCTTGTGCCGGCACCTACGGACATTATTTATTGCATGTAACAAAACCTGATTCTTACAGAATTTCTGAAATGATTGACGCAGGCGATTTTACTGAAAAACTCGGCTGGGTCAGGCTCTCTGTGCATCCCACAATGACAGATAAAGAATTAGATTTTATTTTGGATGCAATTAAGCAAGTTATTGAAAATATCAAAGATTGGGAAAAAGATTATGTTTTTGATAAGGGAGTAGGAGAGTTCTTTCATAAAGACGTTCCTCGTCTCAAGCCGGAAGATTTTAATGCTTGGTTTGATGTTTGA